A single region of the Ursus arctos isolate Adak ecotype North America unplaced genomic scaffold, UrsArc2.0 scaffold_10, whole genome shotgun sequence genome encodes:
- the LIG4 gene encoding DNA ligase 4 — protein MAASHTSPTVASHVPFADLCSTLERIQRSRGRAEKIRHFREFLDSWRRFHDALHKNQRDVSDSFYPAMRLILPQLERERMAYGIKETMLAKLYIELLNLPRGGKDALKLLNYRTPTGTRADAGDFATIAYFVLKPRCLQKGSLTIQQVNDILDSIASNNSARRKDLIKKSLLQLISQSSALEQKWLIRMIVKDLKLGFSEQSVFSVFHNDAAELHNVTTDLEKVCRQLHDPSIGLSDISITLFSAFKPMLAAIADIERIEKDMKHQSFYIETKLDGERMQMHRQGDVYQYFSRNGYNYTDQFGNSPQEGSLTPFIHSAFKTDVQICILDGEMMAFNPNTQTFMQKGNKFDIKRMVEESDLQTCYCVFDVLMVNNKKLGRETLKKRHEILTSVFTPIPGRIEIVQKTQAHTQKEVIDALNEAIDKREEGIMIKHPLSIYKPDKRGEGWLKIKPEYVDGLMDELDILIVGGYWGKGSRGGMMSHFLCAIAEKPPPGEKPSVFHTLCRVGSGYTMKELYDLGLKLAKHWKPFHKKAPPSGILCGTEKPEVYIEPCHSVIVQVKATEIVSSDMYKAGCTLRFPRIERIREDKEWHECTTVDDLEQLRGKASGKLASKHLYVGDDDEPQEKKRKAAPKVKKVIGIIEHLKAPNLSNVNKVSNIFEDVEFCVMSGMDSHPKPDLENRIAEFGGYIVQNPGPDTYCVIAGSENIRVKNIISSNKHDVVKPEWLLECFKTKSCVPWQPRFMIHMCPSTKEHFAREYDRYGDSYFVDTDLNQLKEVFSGIKNSGEQTPGEMASVIAHLEFRYSWDRCPLSMFRQHVIYVDVYAVINDLSTKIEGTRLAVMGLELRFHGAKVVSHLARGVSHVVVGEDRSRVADLKAFRRTLKRKFKILQQDWVTDSIDKCELQEENRYLV, from the coding sequence ATGGCTGCCTCACATACTTCGCCGACTGTCGCATCTCACGTTCCTTTTGCAGACTTGTGTTCAACTTTAGAACGCATACAGAGAAGTAGAGGACGTGCAGAAAAAATCAGACACTTCAGGGAATTTTTAGATTCTTGGAGACGATTTCATGATGCCCTTCATAAGAACCAAAGAGATGTCAGCGACTCCTTTTATCCAGCAATGAGACTTATTCTCCCTCagctagaaagagagagaatggccTACGGAATCAAAGAAACTATGCTTGCTAAGCTTTATATTGAGTTGCTTAATTTACCTAGAGGAGGAAAAGACGCACTTAAACTTTTGAATTACAGAACACCCACTGGAACTCGTGCAGATGCCGGAGACTTTGCAACAATTGCGTATTTTGTGTTGAAACCAAGATGTTTGCAGAAGGGAAGTTTAACCATACAGCAGGTAAATGACATTTTAGACTCAATTGCCAGCAATAATTCTGCCAGAAGAAAGGACCTGATAAAGAAGAGTCTTCTTCAGCTAATAAGTCAGAGTTCAGCCCTGGAACAAAAGTGGCTTATACGGATGATTGTGAAGGACTTAAAACTTGGTTTCAGCGAGCagtctgtattttctgttttccataatgatgCTGCTGAGTTGCATAATGTCACCACCGATCTGGAAAAAGTCTGTAGGCAACTGCATGATCCTTCCATAGGCCTCAGTGATATTTCTATCACTTTATTCTCTGCCTTTAAACCAATGCTGGCTGCAATAGCAGATATTGAGCGAATCGAGAAGGACATGAAACACCAGAGTTTCTACATTGAAACCAAGCTAGACGGCGAGCGTATGCAAATGCACAGACAGGGGGATGTGTATCAGTACTTCTCCCGGAATGGATATAACTATACGGATCAGTTCGGCAACTCTCCCCAGGAAGGTTCTCTTACACCGTTCATTCACAGTGCATTCAAAACAGACGTACAAATCTGTATCCTGGATGGCGAGATGATGGCCTTCAACCCTAACACACAGACTTTTATGCAAAAGGGGAATAAGTTTGATATCAAAAGAATGGTGGAGGAATCTGATTTGCAGACTTGTTATTGTGTGTTTGATGTACTGATGGTTAATAATAAAAAGCTAGGACGTGAGACCCTGAAAAAGAGGCATGAAATTCTTACTAGTGTTTTTACACCAATACCAGGTAGAATAGAAATAGTGCAAAAAACACAAGCTCATACTCAGAAAGAAGTGATCGATGCTTTGAATGAAGCAATAGATAAAAGAGAAGAGGGAATCATGATAAAACACCCTCTGTCTATTTACAAGCCAGACaaaagaggtgaaggatggcTGAAGATTAAACCAGAGTACGTGGATGGGCTGATGGACGAGCTGGACATCTTAATTGTCGGGGGCTACTGGGGCAAAGGTTCCCGAGGTGGGATGATGTCTCATTTTTTATGTGCTATAGCAGAAAAGCCGCCTCCTGGTGAAAAACCATCCGTGTTTCACACTCTGTGCCGTGTTGGTTCCGGTTATACCATGAAGGAACTGTACGATCTGGGTTTGAAATTGGCCAAACATTGGAAGCCTTTTCATAAAAAAGCTCCACCCAGCGGCATTTTATGTGGCACAGAGAAGCCAGAAGTATACATCGAGCCTTGCCATTCTGTCATTGTTCAAGTGAAGGCGACAGAGATCGTCTCCAGTGATATGTATAAAGCTGGCTGCACGTTGCGTTTTCCAAGGATCGAAAGGATAAGAGAAGACAAAGAGTGGCACGAATGCACCACCGTGGATGACTTAGAGCAACTTCGCGGGAAAGCGTCGGGAAAGCTTGCGTCCAAACACCTGTACGTAGGTGATGATGATGAGCCGCAAGAAAAGAAGCGGAAAGCTGCCCCGAAGGTGAAGAAAGTTATTGGAATTATCGAGCACTTAAAAGCACCCAACCTTTCTAACGTAAACAAAGTTTCTAATATATTCGAAGATGTGGAGTTCTGTGTCATGAGCGGAATGGACAGCCATCCAAAGCCTGATCTGGAGAACAGGATCGCAGAATTTGGAGGTTATATCGTCCAAAATCCAGGCCCAGACACATACTGCGTGATCGCAGGGTCCGAGAACATCAGAGTGAAAAACATAATTTCTTCGAATAAACATGATGTTGTCAAGCCCGAGTGGCTGCTAGAGTGTTTTAAGACCAAAAGCTGTGTGCCGTGGCAGCCCCGCTTTATGATTCATATGTGCCCATCGACAAAGGAACATTTTGCCCGTGAATACGATCGTTATGGCGACAGTTATTTTGTTGATACAGATTTGAACCAACTGAAGGAAGTGTTCTCAGGCATTAAAAATTCCGGCGAACAAACTCCTGGAGAAATGGCTTCTGTGATTGCCCATTTAGAGTTTCGGTATTCCTGGGACCGCTGCCCTCTCAGTATGTTCCGACAGCACGTTATTTATGTGGACGTGTATGCTGTCATTAATGACTTGAGTACCAAAATCGAAGGGACGAGATTAGCTGTCATGGGTTTGGAACTTCGATTTCATGGAGCCAAGGTAGTTTCCCATTTAGCTCGGGGAGTGTCTCACGTAGTCGTCGGGGAGGACCGGAGTCGTGTTGCAGATTTAAAAGCTTTTCGAAGAACtcttaagagaaagtttaaaATCCTGCAACAAGATTGGGTCACTGATTCCATAGACAAGTGTGAGTTGCAGGAGGAAAATCGATATTTGGTTTAA